One window of Triticum dicoccoides isolate Atlit2015 ecotype Zavitan chromosome 5A, WEW_v2.0, whole genome shotgun sequence genomic DNA carries:
- the LOC119299653 gene encoding heavy metal-associated isoprenylated plant protein 41-like has translation MGFDRKEAAAAAEEEEVKWLKHYSSTESILIVGDGDLSFSRALAIAFCSAENLVATSIDSYEDLTRKYSKAESNIFVLKMMGATILHGIDANTMKLHNDLKMRRFDRIVFNFPHAGFKGKEDRMDVINAHKKLVRGFLHNASHLIRPNGEIHVSHKTGNPYDKWDIEELALGSSLIKVDQVSFRIEDYPGYNQKRGDGANCDEPFALGACCTFKFCIRGSKKLKSAHRNMISSHGSSTLSEPISTVQIAKKAHEPYSLGLAKRHEPCFPVSIDGMVASPSFDRHGTSQPLCSIAGSSLNALPILGGNLPAPPQQQPWYQHGPILQLLWSGGYSHFAWEYLRSLLREYEAHRQMTPGGRATDVNYSVLLEHCFR, from the exons ATGGGGTTTGAcaggaaggaggcggcggcggcggcggaggaggaggaggtgaagtGGCTGAAGCATTACTCCTCGACGGAAAGCATACTGATCGTCGGCGACGGAGATCTCTCCTTCTCGCGGGCCCTCGCCATCGCATTCTGCTCCGCGGAGAACCTCGTCGCCACCTCCATCGACTCCTATG AGGATCTGACGAGGAAGTATAGCAAAGCAGAGTCCAATATATTTGTACTAAAAATGATGGGAGCCACAATTTTGCATGGTATTGATGCCAATACTATGAAGCTTCACAATGACCTGAAGATGAGACGCTTCGATCGGATTGTCTTCAATTTTCCTCATGCTGGGTTCAAAGGAAAAGAAGACCGCATGGATGTGATCAA CGCGCACAAAAAGTTGGTGAGGGGGTTCCTTCACAATGCAAGCCACCTGATTCGCCCAAATGGTGAAATCCATGTTAGCCACAAGACAGGGAATCCATATGATAAATGGGATATTGAGGAATTGGCATTGGGATCTTCTCTTATTAAGGTTGATCAAGTTAGTTTCCGAATAGAGGATTACCCTGGGTACAACCAAAAGAGGGGAGATGGTGCGAATTGCGATGAACCTTTCGCTTTAGGTGCTTGCTGCACATTCAAATTTTGTATCAGAGGCTCGAAGAAACTGAAGAGTGCGCACAGAAACATGATTTCGTCACATGGAAGCAGCACATTGTCTGAACCAATCAGCACAGTTCAGATAGCAAAAAAAGCTCATGAGCCTTACAGCCTCGGATTAGCTAAAAGGCATGAACCGTGTTTTCCGGTTAGCATCGATGGCATGGTGGCTTCTCCTTCCTTTGATCGGCATGGGACTAGTCAGCCATTGTGCAGCATTGCAGGGTCATCACTGAATGCTCTGCCGATCCTTGGTGGCAATCTCCCTGCGCCACCTCAGCAGCAGCCTTGGTACCAACACGGGCCCATTCTTCAGCTGCTATGGAGCGGCGGCTACTCACACTTCGCCTGGGAATACCTTCGGAGTCTGCTCAGGGAGTATGAAGCGCATAGGCAAATGACGCCCGGAGGAAGAGCAACCGATGTGAATTACTCTGTCTTGCTGGAACATTGCTTCAGGTAA